In one Sulfitobacter sp. LCG007 genomic region, the following are encoded:
- a CDS encoding ABC transporter ATP-binding protein, with the protein MIELQQVSKRVGRITHVKPTSISFPAGGFNILLGATGSGKTSLIKLMAGLDPVASGKVFIDGQDVTRRSTQKRNISLVHQFFVNYPHMSVFENIASPLRVAGMAESEIRGRVEEAAALLQLTPMLKRQPQELSGGQQQRTALARAIAKESRAVFLDEPLANLDYKLREELREQLPELLAGRGAVVVYATSEPEEALLLGGRTALMADGRITQFGPTADVYREPENLTAARVFSDPPINAAKVSKSGNKVRMESGASWSLSGRASELPDGEYTVAVRPHRVTPGRLGAGDVELRGKVQITELSGSHSSAHFSLGKEAWVSLAPGIHPYKVGEEHSFFMDPERCRYFDIDGQRRA; encoded by the coding sequence ATGATCGAGCTGCAACAGGTTTCCAAGCGCGTCGGCCGGATCACGCATGTCAAGCCGACCTCGATCTCCTTTCCCGCCGGCGGCTTCAACATCCTTCTGGGTGCCACCGGATCCGGGAAGACCTCGCTGATAAAGCTGATGGCCGGGCTCGATCCCGTTGCATCCGGAAAGGTCTTCATCGACGGGCAGGACGTGACACGCCGGTCGACGCAGAAGCGCAACATCAGCCTCGTGCACCAGTTCTTCGTCAACTACCCGCACATGAGCGTTTTCGAGAACATCGCCTCGCCGCTGCGCGTCGCGGGCATGGCCGAAAGCGAGATCAGGGGCAGGGTGGAAGAGGCGGCGGCGCTGCTGCAACTGACACCGATGCTCAAGCGCCAGCCGCAGGAGCTGTCGGGCGGGCAGCAACAGCGCACCGCGCTTGCCCGCGCCATCGCCAAGGAAAGCCGCGCGGTGTTTCTGGACGAGCCGCTGGCGAACCTCGACTACAAGCTGCGCGAGGAGTTGCGCGAGCAACTGCCCGAACTGCTGGCCGGGCGGGGCGCGGTGGTTGTCTATGCGACCTCCGAGCCCGAGGAGGCGCTGCTGCTGGGCGGGCGTACGGCGCTCATGGCGGATGGACGGATCACCCAGTTCGGCCCGACCGCCGACGTCTATCGCGAGCCCGAGAACCTGACCGCGGCACGCGTCTTTTCCGATCCCCCGATCAACGCGGCGAAGGTGTCGAAGTCCGGCAACAAGGTCCGGATGGAAAGCGGTGCCTCGTGGTCGCTCAGCGGCCGGGCGTCCGAACTTCCCGACGGGGAGTACACGGTCGCCGTCCGGCCGCATCGGGTGACACCCGGCCGGCTGGGTGCAGGCGACGTCGAACTGCGCGGCAAGGTCCAGATCACCGAATTGTCGGGGTCGCATTCGAGTGCGCATTTCAGCCTCGGCAAGGAAGCGTGGGTATCGCTGGCACCCGGCATTCACCCCTACAAGGTCGGCGAAGAGCACAGCTTCTTCATGGATCCCGAGCGTTGCCGCTACTTTGACATCGACGGTCAGCGGAGGGCATGA
- a CDS encoding ABC transporter ATP-binding protein has translation MARVTLSRLRHSYSPDPTGPQDYALKEIDVTWRDGGAYALLGPSGCGKSTLLNIISGLLRPSEGRVVFGDTDVTDLPPDRRNIAQVFQFPVIYDTMTVRQNLAFPLRNRGVDGATIKRRVNEIAEMLEVTGMLDMRAANLGPDNKQKISMGRGLVREDVNAVMFDEPLTVIDPHLKWKLRSKLKELHQRVRATMIYVTHDQTEALTFADEVVVMQDGEVVQIGTPVDLFERPQHTFVGHFIGSPGMNILPCESRGDRALFEGHEVMLEGPVSGAGGTEHLGIRPEHVSVGEGGIPARLLNVADVGRHFVLDAIVGNTRLKAVSETPPPPQGAEVSLIFRPDYARLYRDGWIATEARQ, from the coding sequence ATGGCGCGGGTGACACTGTCCCGGCTGCGGCACAGCTACAGTCCGGACCCGACCGGTCCGCAGGACTACGCGCTCAAGGAGATTGACGTGACCTGGCGCGACGGGGGGGCCTACGCGCTGCTCGGGCCCTCGGGATGCGGCAAGTCGACCTTGCTGAACATCATTTCCGGCCTGCTCCGGCCATCCGAGGGCCGGGTGGTCTTTGGCGACACGGACGTGACCGACCTGCCGCCGGACCGTCGCAACATTGCGCAGGTGTTCCAGTTCCCGGTCATCTACGACACCATGACGGTCCGTCAGAACCTCGCCTTTCCGCTCAGGAACAGGGGTGTGGACGGCGCGACCATCAAGCGGCGGGTGAACGAGATTGCCGAGATGCTCGAGGTGACGGGCATGCTCGACATGCGCGCCGCGAACCTCGGGCCGGACAACAAGCAGAAGATTTCCATGGGCCGCGGCCTCGTGCGTGAGGACGTCAACGCGGTGATGTTCGACGAGCCGCTGACCGTGATCGACCCGCATCTGAAGTGGAAGCTGCGCTCGAAGCTCAAGGAGCTCCACCAGCGGGTGCGCGCGACGATGATCTACGTCACCCACGACCAGACCGAGGCCCTGACATTTGCCGACGAGGTCGTCGTGATGCAGGACGGCGAGGTGGTCCAGATCGGCACGCCGGTGGATCTTTTCGAGCGCCCTCAGCACACTTTTGTCGGCCATTTCATAGGCTCGCCGGGCATGAACATCCTGCCCTGCGAGAGCCGGGGCGACAGGGCGTTGTTCGAGGGTCACGAGGTGATGCTCGAGGGGCCGGTCTCGGGCGCGGGCGGCACCGAACACTTGGGCATCCGGCCCGAGCATGTCTCTGTCGGCGAGGGGGGCATACCTGCACGCCTGCTAAACGTCGCGGACGTAGGCCGCCATTTCGTGCTCGACGCCATCGTCGGGAACACCCGGCTCAAGGCGGTGTCCGAGACGCCGCCCCCGCCCCAGGGTGCAGAGGTCAGCCTGATCTTCCGCCCGGACTACGCCCGCCTCTATCGCGACGGATGGATCGCGACGGAGGCGCGTCAATGA
- a CDS encoding carbohydrate ABC transporter permease: MRSENQKAWFFVLPVLILVAFNALMPMMTVVNYSVQETFGNNQFFWEGLGWFEQILRSDRFQAALGRQFLFTMLILLIEVPLGVIVALSMPRKGIWVPVCLVLMALPMLIPWNVVGSMWNIFTLPKIGLLGYLLNDVLGISYDMTQQPLSAWITVVVMDVWHWTSLVVLLCYAGLVSIPDAYYQAAKIDGASAGSVFRYIQLPKMKTVLTIAVLLRFMDSFNIYTEPFVLTGGGPGNSTTLLSIDLVKIALGQFDLGPAAAMSLIYFAITLLVSWVFYVVMTKDDRT; encoded by the coding sequence ATGAGAAGCGAAAATCAGAAGGCATGGTTCTTCGTCCTGCCGGTCCTCATCCTCGTCGCCTTCAACGCGTTGATGCCGATGATGACCGTCGTCAACTACTCGGTGCAGGAGACCTTCGGGAACAACCAGTTCTTCTGGGAGGGCCTTGGCTGGTTCGAGCAGATCCTGAGATCCGACCGCTTTCAGGCAGCGCTCGGCCGGCAGTTCCTGTTCACGATGCTGATCCTTCTCATCGAGGTTCCGCTGGGCGTCATCGTTGCCCTGTCGATGCCGCGCAAGGGCATCTGGGTGCCTGTCTGCCTCGTCCTGATGGCGCTGCCGATGCTGATCCCCTGGAACGTGGTCGGCTCGATGTGGAACATCTTCACGCTGCCGAAGATCGGGCTTCTGGGATATCTGCTGAACGATGTGCTGGGCATCAGCTACGACATGACCCAGCAGCCGCTTTCAGCCTGGATCACCGTCGTCGTGATGGATGTCTGGCACTGGACCTCGCTGGTCGTCCTTCTGTGCTACGCCGGACTGGTGTCGATCCCGGACGCTTATTACCAGGCCGCCAAGATCGACGGGGCAAGCGCCGGGTCGGTTTTCCGCTATATCCAACTGCCAAAAATGAAGACGGTTCTCACCATCGCCGTGCTGCTGCGCTTCATGGACAGCTTCAACATCTACACCGAGCCCTTCGTGCTGACCGGAGGAGGCCCGGGCAACTCGACGACGCTGCTGTCCATAGACCTGGTCAAGATCGCCCTCGGCCAGTTCGACCTCGGCCCGGCGGCGGCGATGAGCCTGATCTATTTCGCGATCACGCTGCTGGTCAGCTGGGTCTTCTATGTGGTCATGACGAAGGACGACAGGACATGA
- a CDS encoding carbohydrate ABC transporter permease: MRKRSVIPILYIAFLMLPIYWLVAMSFKTTNEILSGFSLFPQSFTLENYRTIFTDPTWYWGYINSILYVSLNTVLSVAVALPAAYAFSRYRFLGDKQLFFWLLTNRMAPAAVFALPFFQLYSSIRLFDTHLAVALAHTLFNVPLAVWILEGFMRGIPRELDETAFVDGYSFPRFFVKIFLPSIKAGVGVAAFFCFMFSWVEMLLAKTLTAVEAKPIAAVMTRTASSAGYELGLLAAAGTLTIIPGAIVIWFVRNYIARGFALGRV, from the coding sequence ATGAGGAAGCGCTCGGTCATCCCCATCCTCTACATCGCCTTCCTGATGCTGCCGATCTACTGGCTCGTCGCGATGAGCTTCAAGACCACGAACGAGATCCTCTCGGGCTTCTCGCTCTTTCCGCAGAGCTTCACGCTCGAAAACTACCGGACGATCTTCACCGATCCGACATGGTACTGGGGGTACATCAACTCGATCCTCTATGTGTCGCTGAACACCGTGCTGTCGGTCGCCGTGGCCCTTCCGGCGGCCTACGCCTTTTCGCGCTACCGCTTCCTCGGGGACAAGCAGCTTTTCTTCTGGCTGCTGACCAACCGGATGGCCCCCGCGGCGGTCTTCGCGCTGCCGTTCTTCCAGCTCTATTCCTCGATCCGCCTGTTCGACACGCATCTCGCGGTCGCGCTTGCCCATACGCTTTTCAACGTGCCGCTGGCGGTCTGGATCCTCGAGGGCTTCATGCGCGGCATCCCGAGGGAGCTGGACGAGACGGCTTTTGTCGACGGCTATTCCTTCCCGCGCTTCTTCGTGAAGATATTCCTGCCGAGCATCAAGGCGGGGGTCGGTGTCGCGGCCTTCTTCTGCTTCATGTTTTCCTGGGTCGAAATGCTTCTGGCCAAGACCCTCACGGCGGTCGAGGCCAAGCCCATCGCCGCGGTGATGACCCGAACCGCCTCAAGCGCGGGCTACGAGCTCGGGCTTCTGGCCGCCGCAGGAACGCTGACGATCATTCCGGGCGCCATCGTGATCTGGTTCGTGCGCAACTACATCGCGCGCGGTTTCGCGCTTGGGAGGGTCTGA
- a CDS encoding DUF2160 domain-containing protein — protein sequence MRRSVAFVTLVPGPALAQAKAGWGNVGQQEEKGFSWTDPLWPDFWMAWTPATLAVFIGIFGAIAVIGLLEAFRWRDGLERRGVLGLTTTLGDRLFITLLGSVYIFLAWLGLVGQPIWTPLGIAICWGIFVFWKV from the coding sequence ATGCGTCGTTCGGTTGCCTTCGTGACGCTCGTTCCCGGCCCGGCGCTGGCCCAGGCCAAGGCCGGCTGGGGCAACGTCGGCCAGCAGGAGGAGAAGGGATTTTCCTGGACCGATCCGCTCTGGCCGGATTTCTGGATGGCCTGGACCCCGGCGACGCTGGCCGTCTTCATCGGCATCTTCGGCGCCATCGCGGTGATAGGTCTGCTCGAAGCCTTTCGCTGGCGCGACGGGCTCGAGCGGCGGGGCGTGCTGGGCCTCACCACGACGCTGGGGGATCGGCTGTTCATCACCCTGCTCGGGTCGGTATATATATTCCTCGCCTGGCTCGGGCTGGTGGGCCAGCCGATCTGGACGCCGCTTGGCATCGCGATCTGCTGGGGAATATTCGTGTTCTGGAAAGTTTAG
- a CDS encoding BlaI/MecI/CopY family transcriptional regulator produces the protein MVKRRAKANLLTEVELEFMNGLWALGQGSVRDVLDWLPPERDLAYTSGATILRILDQKGFVESRKQGKTLFYVPLLEKDKYQTRSLQNLSRTLFDGTPASMVARLVDDAGLTASDLEDIRALVERRLRDDSDETGS, from the coding sequence ATGGTAAAGCGAAGAGCCAAGGCAAACCTTCTGACCGAAGTCGAGCTCGAGTTCATGAACGGACTCTGGGCCCTGGGTCAGGGATCCGTGCGGGACGTTCTCGACTGGCTGCCGCCGGAACGCGATCTGGCCTACACCTCCGGAGCGACGATCCTGCGGATCCTCGACCAGAAGGGCTTTGTCGAAAGCCGCAAGCAGGGCAAGACGCTTTTCTACGTGCCGCTGCTGGAGAAGGACAAGTATCAGACCAGATCGCTGCAGAACCTGTCACGGACGTTGTTTGACGGCACCCCGGCCTCGATGGTCGCGCGGCTTGTCGACGACGCGGGACTGACGGCATCGGATCTCGAGGATATTCGGGCGCTGGTGGAGAGGAGGCTCCGAGATGACAGCGATGAGACCGGTTCTTGA
- a CDS encoding M56 family metallopeptidase, whose product MTQVLIGRTRLRHDYGLQLKLLKTMLCITLLSPLLAYVGAMLSARFAPDTPLTLGDLAVAAFLRGDVALSATQFEQVLGLRDRFMDGLTGTQAPLWVTVLLSVLAIVALALSGRALLSLWHLRRSIRGSYLWRRTAGCEIRVSDTADIPFASRGVIRRYVVLPSRLMTDPAGLRIVLAHELQHLRRGDVEWEFAFGFLRPLLFWNPAFALWKHNFDHLRELGCDQAVMASGRISPRAYANCLLDFCARGANGPTTRIMTVALVRPGARRSRRMLERRILAICNLPSRTRSGGLLPFAAVFFLSVGGVLAAASVRPPADWSHDRLMLSAIANLERLEAINRGGTGARLPPMLDPDAD is encoded by the coding sequence ATGACGCAGGTTCTTATCGGGCGCACACGGCTGAGGCATGATTACGGCCTTCAGCTGAAGCTGCTCAAGACAATGCTCTGCATCACGCTGCTGAGCCCGCTGCTGGCGTATGTCGGGGCCATGCTGAGCGCGCGCTTCGCCCCTGACACCCCCCTGACCCTCGGCGATCTGGCCGTCGCCGCCTTCCTGCGGGGCGATGTCGCCTTGTCGGCCACCCAGTTCGAACAGGTGCTTGGCCTGCGCGATCGCTTCATGGACGGCCTCACCGGGACGCAGGCGCCCCTTTGGGTGACGGTGCTGCTGAGCGTCCTTGCTATCGTCGCCCTTGCCCTTTCGGGGCGCGCGTTGCTGTCGCTCTGGCACCTGCGTCGGTCCATCCGGGGCAGCTACCTGTGGCGTCGCACCGCCGGATGCGAGATCCGCGTATCCGACACCGCCGACATCCCCTTCGCGAGCCGTGGGGTCATCCGGCGCTACGTCGTGCTGCCGTCGCGTCTGATGACAGATCCCGCCGGTCTGCGGATCGTGCTGGCACATGAACTCCAGCACCTGCGCAGGGGCGACGTCGAGTGGGAATTCGCTTTCGGGTTCCTGCGGCCGCTGCTCTTCTGGAACCCGGCCTTCGCTTTGTGGAAACACAACTTCGACCATCTCAGGGAGCTGGGTTGCGATCAGGCGGTCATGGCCTCCGGCCGCATTTCGCCGCGTGCCTACGCGAACTGCCTGCTGGACTTCTGCGCCCGGGGGGCGAACGGCCCGACGACCAGGATCATGACTGTCGCGCTCGTGCGGCCGGGGGCGCGCAGGTCCCGGCGGATGCTGGAACGGCGCATCCTCGCCATCTGCAATCTGCCCTCGAGAACCCGAAGCGGGGGGCTGTTACCCTTTGCGGCGGTATTCTTCCTGTCCGTGGGCGGCGTGCTGGCCGCAGCATCTGTCCGACCCCCGGCCGACTGGAGCCACGACCGCCTGATGCTGTCCGCCATCGCAAACCTCGAGCGTCTCGAGGCAATCAATCGCGGCGGCACCGGAGCGCGGCTTCCTCCGATGCTTGATCCTGACGCGGACTGA
- the cls gene encoding cardiolipin synthase — protein MAWIALHYFAVLACSARVLLRPHRDPTARVAWLAVLFAVPVIGVIAYVLLGEANVGRERAARMKRIAAELPPPTSDADAPDPLDGLSQDQRQYVHLFDVGQSVSGYAPVGGNRSRLMADADAAIGEMIADIDAATDHVHLMFYIWLPDGNGRKVAEALMRASVRGVTCRAMVDDIGSRSLIRSGLWSAMDAAGVRLGRALKVGNPILRSLSGRIDLRNHRKIVVIDNAITYCGSQNCADPAFLPKAKFGPWVDAVMRFEGPVVRQNQHLFACDWIANTQEDIGDVLRTPPGTTGAGFVAQVVASGPIYRYSAMPEMFESLIHAARRSLTITTPYYVPDPAIQAAFCAAAYRGVDVTAVFPERNDDFAVGATSRSYYRELLAAGVRIHEFRPGLLHAKSVTVDDEVCLIGSANMDRRSFDLNFENNILLLDPVQTAAMKRRQQDYIAQSRQVTLEEVSAWPWTRRLWNNTLAILGPVL, from the coding sequence ATGGCCTGGATCGCATTGCATTATTTCGCGGTTCTCGCATGCAGCGCCCGGGTGCTGCTGCGTCCGCATCGCGATCCCACGGCGCGCGTCGCCTGGCTGGCCGTGCTCTTCGCCGTGCCCGTGATCGGCGTGATCGCCTATGTGCTGCTGGGAGAGGCGAACGTCGGGCGCGAGAGGGCAGCGCGCATGAAGCGGATCGCGGCCGAACTCCCGCCTCCGACTTCGGACGCAGATGCGCCAGATCCGCTGGACGGGCTGTCGCAGGACCAAAGGCAGTATGTTCATCTGTTCGACGTCGGACAGTCCGTCAGCGGCTACGCCCCGGTCGGCGGAAACCGGTCCCGCCTGATGGCCGATGCGGACGCGGCGATCGGTGAAATGATTGCCGATATCGACGCCGCCACGGACCATGTCCACCTGATGTTCTACATCTGGCTGCCTGACGGCAATGGCCGGAAGGTCGCAGAGGCGCTGATGCGCGCCTCGGTACGCGGCGTGACCTGCCGCGCGATGGTGGACGACATCGGCTCCCGCAGTCTGATCAGGAGCGGGCTCTGGTCGGCGATGGATGCAGCCGGGGTCAGGCTCGGGAGGGCGCTGAAGGTCGGCAACCCGATCCTGCGATCGCTCAGCGGTCGCATCGACCTGCGCAATCACCGAAAGATCGTCGTGATCGACAATGCGATCACCTATTGCGGCAGCCAGAACTGCGCCGATCCCGCCTTCTTGCCCAAGGCGAAGTTCGGGCCCTGGGTTGACGCCGTGATGCGCTTCGAAGGCCCGGTCGTGCGGCAGAACCAGCATCTCTTCGCCTGCGACTGGATCGCGAACACGCAGGAGGACATCGGCGACGTGCTGCGGACCCCGCCGGGCACGACAGGCGCGGGATTCGTCGCACAGGTCGTCGCCAGCGGACCGATCTATCGCTACTCGGCCATGCCGGAGATGTTCGAGAGCCTGATCCATGCCGCGCGCCGCAGCCTGACGATCACCACGCCGTACTATGTGCCGGACCCGGCGATACAGGCGGCATTCTGCGCTGCCGCCTATCGCGGCGTGGATGTCACGGCCGTCTTTCCGGAGCGAAACGATGACTTCGCCGTTGGCGCGACGAGCCGTTCATACTATCGCGAGCTGCTGGCCGCGGGCGTCCGGATCCACGAGTTCCGGCCCGGACTGCTGCATGCCAAGTCGGTGACCGTGGATGACGAGGTCTGCCTGATCGGATCCGCGAACATGGACCGGCGAAGCTTCGATCTGAATTTCGAGAACAATATCCTGCTGCTCGACCCCGTTCAGACCGCAGCCATGAAGCGGCGGCAGCAGGATTACATCGCCCAGAGCAGGCAGGTCACGCTCGAGGAGGTCAGCGCCTGGCCCTGGACCAGGAGACTGTGGAACAACACGCTGGCAATCCTCGGCCCGGTCCTGTGA
- a CDS encoding mechanosensitive ion channel domain-containing protein → MLNRAMGTIFRQILTRSRHPGGVLVLAALSFCLLVAQADAQTDAPPQAGEPAISVGSSGEDDQRIGNRIGGIFSEIDGLGSVAVSVRAGVVTLAGTVAEPAQIEQAADLARRVEGVVSVRNRVELDDSVSAQIDPAVERILGRATRILSLAPLAVFALIVFAVVLVIGLLLTRDAGIWRRIAPNPFIADIYRVLARVSFVIVAIVLALDVLDATALIGAVLGVAGVAGLAVGFAVRDTVENFIASILLSLRQPFRPNDLVEIEGMLGHVARLTSRATVLISPDGNHIRIPNATVFKGMIVNYTRQPERRFVFSLGVDADADLGQALRVAVEAVQALPFVLERPAMSAWIAEVGDSNVLLTFAGWVNQSETEFDKGRGEAIRAAKTALEAAGFGLPEPIYRLKMDSPAGPAREERPGATVAAPRGNSTPPDAARPENRDTAPSEAATQERVSMGKAGDLLSRNPVSE, encoded by the coding sequence ATGCTGAATCGCGCGATGGGGACGATCTTCCGGCAGATCCTGACCCGGTCACGACATCCGGGCGGGGTGCTTGTACTTGCAGCCTTGTCTTTCTGCCTTCTGGTCGCGCAGGCCGATGCGCAGACGGATGCGCCGCCACAGGCCGGCGAACCGGCGATTTCCGTGGGTTCCAGCGGTGAGGACGACCAGCGGATCGGCAATCGCATCGGCGGCATCTTCAGCGAAATCGACGGCCTAGGCAGCGTCGCGGTCTCTGTCAGGGCGGGCGTCGTGACGCTTGCCGGAACCGTTGCCGAACCGGCGCAGATCGAGCAGGCGGCCGATCTGGCCCGCCGCGTCGAGGGAGTCGTGTCAGTGCGCAATCGGGTCGAACTGGACGACAGCGTCTCGGCCCAGATCGATCCGGCGGTCGAGCGCATCCTCGGACGGGCGACCCGCATCCTGTCGCTGGCCCCTCTTGCGGTCTTCGCCCTGATCGTCTTCGCCGTGGTACTGGTCATCGGGCTGCTTCTCACGCGCGATGCCGGCATCTGGCGCCGCATCGCCCCCAATCCCTTCATCGCCGACATCTACCGAGTGCTGGCACGGGTCTCGTTCGTGATCGTCGCCATCGTGCTGGCGCTGGACGTCCTCGACGCCACGGCGCTCATCGGCGCGGTGCTGGGCGTTGCGGGTGTCGCGGGACTGGCGGTCGGTTTCGCCGTGCGAGATACGGTGGAGAATTTCATCGCATCGATCCTGCTGAGCCTGCGCCAGCCCTTCAGGCCCAACGATCTGGTCGAGATCGAGGGGATGCTTGGCCATGTCGCGCGCCTGACCTCTCGGGCGACGGTGCTGATATCTCCGGACGGCAACCACATCAGGATTCCGAATGCGACGGTCTTCAAGGGGATGATCGTGAACTACACCCGCCAACCCGAGCGGCGCTTCGTCTTCAGCCTTGGCGTCGACGCGGACGCCGATCTGGGGCAGGCGCTGAGAGTGGCGGTGGAAGCGGTACAGGCCCTGCCCTTCGTGCTGGAAAGACCCGCCATGTCCGCCTGGATCGCCGAGGTTGGCGACTCGAATGTGCTGCTGACATTCGCGGGCTGGGTGAACCAGTCGGAGACCGAGTTCGACAAGGGCCGCGGCGAAGCGATCCGTGCCGCCAAGACCGCGCTGGAAGCGGCGGGATTCGGCCTGCCGGAACCGATCTACCGCCTGAAGATGGATTCCCCCGCCGGACCCGCACGGGAAGAGAGGCCCGGCGCCACCGTTGCCGCGCCGCGTGGGAACAGCACCCCGCCCGACGCGGCACGCCCCGAGAACCGCGACACCGCGCCCAGCGAAGCGGCGACGCAGGAACGCGTGTCCATGGGCAAGGCCGGCGATCTGCTCAGCCGCAATCCGGTCAGCGAATGA